ACGGATCTTCTTGGAAGCGTTAGACTAAGGGCGCTTGCGGCGGCCGTTCTGCCGTCGCCCTACCCCTGCGAGAAACGATCTTGTCCTACACCATCGGCATCGACGCCCGGAAAGTCCAGGACTTCGGCATCGGCACCTACATCCGGCAGTTGATCTACGGCCTGGCGGAGATCGACTCGGAGAACCAATACGTCCTGCTGACCCGCACCGCCGAGGGGCGGGACAGCCTGTCCGGTCTGCCGGAGAATTTTCGCCTGGTGCAGGAGCGCTCGCCGGTCTATTCCCTGCGCGAGATGGTCACCCTGTCGTGGCGCCTCTTCCGCCTCGATCTCGACCTCTTCCACGCCACCCACTACACCCTGCCGGCGGTGGTGCCCTCGAAGGTAGTGGTGACGATCCACGACATCATCCACTTGCTCTATCCGGAGTTTCTGCCCAGCCGGCTGGCCTTTTTCTACGCCCAGCGCATGATCCGCCGCTCGCTGTCCCGCGGCGACGCGATCATCGCCGGTTCGCGCAACACCCGCGCGGACCTGATCAGCTACTTCGATATGAGCGGAGACAAGATCGAGGTGGTCTATTACGGGGTGGATGAGGTGTACCGCAACCACCTCGCCGAAGACGAGCTGGCGCTGGCGCTGCGCAGCCTGGAGATCGAGCGGCCCTATGTCCTGTTTGTCGGCAATGCCAGCAAGAAGCACAAAAACCTCGACAACGTGATCCAGGCCTATGCCCGGGCGCGCCAACTCCATGACTTCGACGCCCCGCTGGTGTGCGTGGGCGACCGCAGCGGCGCCGAGTTCAAGCTGCGCCAGCGGGCCGAACAGCTCGGTATTGCGGATCGTGTGCATCTGCTGGGGCACGTCGCCTCGGAGGCCCTGCCGGCGATCTACCAGGGCGCCACGCTGTTCGTCTACCCCACCCTGTACGAGGGCTTCGGCCTGCCGGTGGTCGAGGCCATGGCCTCCGGCGTGGCGGTGATCACTTCGAACACCTCGGCGCTCAAGGAGGTCGCCGAGGGTTACGGCCATCTGGTCGATCCCCTCGACGTCGAGGCGATGGCCCGGGCCATCGCCCGCTGCATGGAAGATGAGGACCACCGCAACGCCCTCGCTAAACTCGGCCGGCGGCGCGCCGACGACTTCCACTGGCGTCGCACCGCCGAACGCACCTTGGGGATCTACCAGCGCGTGATCGAACAAGGCAAGGGCCGGCGGGGGTCGCGCCGCGGCTCGAACGGCAACGGCATCAAGGGTGCGGACAAAGGATGAGTGCCGGCGGAGCCCCTCCCCAGCCGCGAGTCGCGCTGGTCCACGACTGGCTCACCGGCATGCGGGGCGGCGAAAAGGTGCTGGAGGCCATCGCCTCGCTCCATCCGGATGCCCCCCTTTACACCCTGTTCCACTTCCCCGGCAGCGTCTCCGAAGCCCTCGAATCGCACCCCATCCGCACCAGTTTCCTGCAACGCGCCTGGGGCCTCGAAAAACACTACCGGCGCTATCTGCCGCTCTTCCCGGCGGCGATCGAGGATTTCGATTTCAGCGGCTACGACCTCATCCTGTCCACCAGCCACTGCGTCGCCAAAGGGGTGATCCCGGGGCCGGACACCCTGCACGTCTGCTACTGCCACACCCCCATGCGCTACGCCTGGGATCAAGAGCACGCCTACTTTCCAGGCCGCCGCGGACTGGTACCTCGGCTGCGCGGGATGGCCCTGTCGCGACTGCGCGCCTGGGACGTCGCCTCGGCCCCACGGGTGGATCGGTTCCTGGCCAACTCTCACTTCGTCGCCCGGCGCATCGAACGCTTCTACGGCCGCTCGGCGGAAGTTCTTCATCCGCCGGTGGACGTCGACTTCTTCCGGCCGGCGGAAGGGGAAGCGCCGGCCGGTGAGGACTACGCCTTGGTGGTGACGGCCCTGGCTCCGTACAAACGGGTGGAGATGGCGATTGTCGCCTGTCGACGACTCGACCTGCCGCTGCGCATCGTCGGCGCCGGCCCGGAACTCTCTCGCCTCCAGCGGCAGGCGGGCAACGCTCGCGTCCGGTTCCTCGGGCGCCTCACCGGCGAGGCCCTGCGGGAGCAGCTCCGGGGAGCCCGCTGCCTGGTGCAGCCGGGGATCGAGGACTTCGGCATCGCGCCGGTGGAGGCCCTCGCCTGCGGCACCCCGGTGGTCGCCCTGGGGCGCGGCGGGGTCCTCGACATCGTCGAACACGGGGTCCACGGTTGGTTGGTAGACCACCTGGACGATCCCGACGAATTGGCGGCGGCGATTGACAAGATCCCCCGGATGGGCTTCAATATTCGGGACCTCCGCGCCCGGGCGGAGGCTTTCTCTGCTGCTCGTTTCTTGGATCGTTTCGTCTCGATCGTCGAGACCGTTCGCTCATCCCGGGGGGAGCCAACTCGTTGATTCACAAGCGCCATCGCACAACGGCGGGCCTCTACGTCACGGCGGATATTCTCGCCACTCTCGCCGCCTTTTTCGGCGCCTGGGCGCTTCGCTTCGAAGCCCAGATCGTCCCCCTGACGAAGACGGTCCCCTCCTTTGGCCCCTACCTGATGCTGTTGCCCTTCGTGGCGATGGTGTGGCCGGTGGTGTTCTATTTTCACGGCCTCTATCGGGTGCAGCGTGGCCGCAGCCGGGTGGACGAGGTGCTCACCCTGGTGATGGCGGTGCTGGTGGGCACCGTTCTGATGTCCGCCTTCATGACCTGGTATCGGCCGACGGTCGCGCCGGACAGCATTGAGTACTTCACCTTCAGCCGCCCCTTTCTGGCGATCTTCGCGGTCCTCAACGTTCTGATGGCGACCACCGCCCGGATGATCCTTCGGGCCTCCCTGCGCAAGCTGCGCCTGGCCGGCTACAACATCCAGCGCATCCTGGTGATCGGCGCCGGTGCCCTCGGCAAAGAGATCACCGCCAAACT
This DNA window, taken from Acidobacteriota bacterium, encodes the following:
- a CDS encoding glycosyltransferase family 1 protein translates to MSYTIGIDARKVQDFGIGTYIRQLIYGLAEIDSENQYVLLTRTAEGRDSLSGLPENFRLVQERSPVYSLREMVTLSWRLFRLDLDLFHATHYTLPAVVPSKVVVTIHDIIHLLYPEFLPSRLAFFYAQRMIRRSLSRGDAIIAGSRNTRADLISYFDMSGDKIEVVYYGVDEVYRNHLAEDELALALRSLEIERPYVLFVGNASKKHKNLDNVIQAYARARQLHDFDAPLVCVGDRSGAEFKLRQRAEQLGIADRVHLLGHVASEALPAIYQGATLFVYPTLYEGFGLPVVEAMASGVAVITSNTSALKEVAEGYGHLVDPLDVEAMARAIARCMEDEDHRNALAKLGRRRADDFHWRRTAERTLGIYQRVIEQGKGRRGSRRGSNGNGIKGADKG
- a CDS encoding glycosyltransferase gives rise to the protein MSAGGAPPQPRVALVHDWLTGMRGGEKVLEAIASLHPDAPLYTLFHFPGSVSEALESHPIRTSFLQRAWGLEKHYRRYLPLFPAAIEDFDFSGYDLILSTSHCVAKGVIPGPDTLHVCYCHTPMRYAWDQEHAYFPGRRGLVPRLRGMALSRLRAWDVASAPRVDRFLANSHFVARRIERFYGRSAEVLHPPVDVDFFRPAEGEAPAGEDYALVVTALAPYKRVEMAIVACRRLDLPLRIVGAGPELSRLQRQAGNARVRFLGRLTGEALREQLRGARCLVQPGIEDFGIAPVEALACGTPVVALGRGGVLDIVEHGVHGWLVDHLDDPDELAAAIDKIPRMGFNIRDLRARAEAFSAARFLDRFVSIVETVRSSRGEPTR